One Echeneis naucrates chromosome 4, fEcheNa1.1, whole genome shotgun sequence genomic window, TTAGCTTCACAATAAACTCCTCAAagatctctgtctctctgtccggAGACGGCCAGTACTGCGCACACTTCAGCTGTGACATAACGTTGAAGAACAGAACCAATGAGCGAAAAGCCAGATTTGCAAATTAGAGAATGAATCTTGATGACTGCTGATGAGCATCTCAAAAGCAGACAGTGACCATTGCAACAATATAACCAATGTCAAGAACAAGTTAGAAGTGCGGCTTTTACCCTATTTCCCTCTTCACAGCGTGTCACCATGACGATAATAGATGACTGCTGTTCCCAGACCATCCTCCAGAAGTCACCCACAGTTTCATCCTTTGGCCCTAAAGAGTACACAGACTATAATATATTTACACCGCAAAAGCACTCTTTGTATCAACAGGAATGCATGTGGACTGACAGATTGTGTAAAAGGTTATGAGAACACGACTTTACCTTGAGCCGCAATGTACTTTTTGGCTTCCTTGTACCCCTGCAGCAAGAAAATAGCGAGACATGCAACATGGGTTTTTCTATcaatgatacacacacatgcaaacaactAATTAAAACAATAGTCCttaattacatttataaatCAAAAATCTTGATGTTTTGAGTGACATTTTTTGGCCCTGATACCAGCGTGCATTCTTGCGGGCATTGCTTCTACTTAATTTTCGACAGTGTTATTTAGTTCCAAAATAGTTTCTAGCTGTTCCCAGACACTTGCTTTGGATAAAACATTTGTGCAATCTATCATTGCACGTCAATCTAATCTATTAAttcagtctttgtctttctcagcAAGTTCCCTACGCTCCACCATTTTGAACAGGAATGTGGAGTTTCAAACTGAATTCAGGTATTTATACCCAAATTTGAGGCAGCCAAGTGAAATTCTCTTAGGAGTCAGtgatttctttctgcttttttgtaAAACGATAAAGTTGAAAATTCCCGGATAACACcattaattatattttagcatttaaaaaaatccttctgAAGGAAGAGCTGTCATATACTGCTGGATTAAGCATTACAGGATCTTAAAAATGGGTTTCAACAATGTTAATCAGCAATATTATGTACATAtgtagacacatacacacacatgcatgcacatgcactgacacacaaatatatatatagctgtATATTATGATCTGGGAGTTTTCAGTACATCGATGAAGCTGGCATTGATGTAGTCACATCCGGTTTCTCCATTTCCCGTGCTCAGCTGGACGCGGTTATAATCATCTAGATcaagacaaaaagaggaaacagcacagaaaacTCTTCTATTACTTTCAAACAACATTAATGAATATGCATATATCTAAGAGACATGCAGCAATATCACAAGAGATGTAGGTCACACTGACCAAACTTTCTATCACAGAATGTATAttgaaataaagtgtgaaatgaaattactACATTCTCAATGATCTAAATTAGCCATTAATCCAATCCtgtcattaaaaatgtcattgaCACCAAGTAACCTTTCCCACAATGCTTTGACACatccagagaaagtaaaaattagATGACACCATAGTTGATATCACATTAGATATAGAATGGAAAAACCATGATGGACCTATTTATGGTGTCATAGTCATACagtgtataataataatatataatatacaatataaaagaaaaagttgataAAATCACACATAATTGCTTCGTGCTGTCTAAAAAGCTTAACATGTTGTCAGATTCACTCCTACTCACATGGCAAGATGTCCACATAACGGTTCTTGGGACTGTTGCAGGGCTTTTTAGCTTCTTTCACAGTGAACCTGGAGAAAATTCTTGGGATGCTCTGGgggcacaaaaaaaagttatttaaaattatCATAAAGCAACAGTTGTATTCCTGTGACACTTTTTCAACTCGATTAGCATCTCCTGTGTTCAAGTCCATACTTGAACCAATTAAATGTCAGCTCCTTCTGAGTCACCTCACTGTAAATcatccaataaaaaaaacatgttagaAAAAATATCCCAGAAAAACATACTGATACCAAATTTACCTGAAATTCAGCCAAGAAAAGTCTCCCTTCATCAGCAAGCTTCCTTTTGTAGGCTTCCAGCAGGACCTCTGCCATGATTGGCTCAACAAGTAGCAGGTTCTCTTCATCATCTACATTTTTGAAAAGTATTTAGAAACAAGCTGGAAATTCTGCAAAACCCGGTCAGCCTTTAGTATTATCAGCTACATTAGTCACaaccaaatgttttgttttgttttttatctaaCAGCTGATACAGCTCCGATctgagaaaaaccaaaaaaggaaaacagtgacACTGAAAATAAGAGTGAAATGTACTCACTTGCCGTTGAAATAAGCATCATGTTTTCACCCGAGACACTGCAAATAAAATAGTGGCTTTAAAGAATTCAACTCAGGAATAAGGACTGGAGTAAGAACAACAAGATGTTTCTGTCTGAAgtgcattttaaatgaacaataATGAACTGTTCTGTAAATGACCTGATATTATCAGTTGAACAAAACTTTGAGGGTTTAATTGtgtaaaacacaacaatcaAACAACCGAACAAATGTGGCAGACAAATCAATATTTTCTCATTGCAAATTGATTCTTACGAAGACTCTCTGCGCTTCAAAATGTAGATCTTGTAGATGACTAGGAGCAGAGCCACCGAGGTGAGAATGatgagaaagacaagaaaaccAATGACTGCTTTGTCattatctgtaaaataaaaaaatatggaaaaggATTATGAAAGAGGTggcatttattttaaagatgcaGAGTATGGCAATTGATGTAAACAAGAAAAAGGAGTAAGAACAAAATACTACTTAATGAAACAAGTTGAGATTATTTCATTGTGGTATTAAAACGGCACATACACAAAGTGGAAATGTCCTTTTCCTCAGCCTTGCTGCAAAATTCGTCATTGCAAATTTGAACCTGGAAAAGCATAGAATCACAGCTTTTTAAagtatttgaaaaaatataagAATAAAGAGGAAATATTCTGATCATACAAACCTGCAGCTTGTAGGTTTTAGAGTAACTCAGGTCAGTGAAGTTAAAGGTacaattgttttctttttgtatattttttccaAGTGTCGCCTTGTATCGCACTCCAGGTCCATTCAGGTCTCCTTTATAAAAGCACTTTACTTTGATTGCATTATTCGCAGGATGAGAGGAAGTCAATGTTATATTAACCAGTGGTTCtaaaagaaagtggagaaacaCATGTTTGAGAAAGTGAAGGCTACTTAATTTGCTATTTAATTTCAGATACAGATGCACATGATGATTGTAAGGCCACGTTTCATACAATACTTTGAAAGCTCCCAGAGTATCTCTGGTAGTACTGCCTATACACATCATGCACTTAGTGAAAATAGTTAGATTAATAATTTTGTGGTACAGATTCATATTATTCCGTAAACTATCACAATTTGTTAGTTACTTACTTCCAGGCTCAGTCTTCATATTGATAGCTGTGACACTGACAGTGACTTTCTTGTACTTGGATGTGACATTGCAGCGGTAATCAGTGTATGGTCTCAGTTTGGTAAACTCACATGAGTTACCTGTTGagtttatttctgctttaaataaaacagattcaagctgttagcttgtttttttgcaccaaatatgaaaacattaatgacataaacagaagcagatagtttttatctttgtggtcaagtttcacatttaacaaCAAGGAAATGGATGTCAGTCAATTAGTAATGTAATCAGTTCATCACTGGTAGAAAATCTTTGACTCTGCAGCCTGAAACTGCATGCATCCCATGCTAGCTGGAAAACATGTGAAAAGAGCTGGATGAGAATTTAATACAAGCCTATTCTTATTTATCCATCACACTGTGTATGCTCAATGTGTAAAATTGAAGATATCGTAGTGAACTGCCGATGAATCACTGcgaaaaaaatgaaacactgcaaCAGTGCTGGGCCCATAGTGAGCAGCCATATTTATACTTAAGAATAAATAGAAATCACTGTCACTCACTTAAAAAATGATTAATAATCAATAAGCAAAAGGATTTTGCTCACCTTTAGTAGAATTACACTTGCACGTGTTTGAAAACTTGTCGGGCACATTGGAACAGTTCGATCTTATTGGTTGCCATTTCAATTTAATGCTTTCTTTAGTTACGGTAGATTGATTCTGTAATGAGTAACCTGTGGGAACACATCGGACAGCACCAGATTTCAGTTGTGGTTCAACACCGTAATTCACTGCACTGAATCTGAGCATTAAAACCTTTATTGCACTCAAGTGAGGTGAACATTAACTTACTACAGTTAACCATGACATGAAgagcatctgtgttttttgtagCATTGTGGACATTGAGCTGACCGGTACAGTTGTACTTTGTGAAAGGCTCCAGGTCAGACAACATCTTTGTCTCATTGTGTCCAGattctgcagaaacacaagtCGTACAGCATTTTCCCAACAATCGAAGTCATACTCTGGGTTTTACATCAGAATGGAAACCCCTTCTGATTGCTTCAGATTTAGGTAAAACAGGAAATTGCTGATTCAAGTCTTTGCCCTTTGTCACATAAATTCTCTGGTCTTTTCACTTACCCCTGCAGGTGTAATTAATGGGTTTAACACAATTTGGAGCATCATGAGAAATTCTTACAGGAAATTCATTACTATGGTTCTGAGTTATTTCACTTGCATTTAAGAAATCTgaggagagacaaaaaagaacatataaaataagatgaaagtAAAGTTTAAGACACATGCCATGCAAAACGGAGAAAGGCCCTTTTATACATACCAATGGTGATGTATTTGGTGAGGCTAAAACTATCCCCACAGTTTTGACTGAATTTTGTGGTGACAGTGGTGCAAATGTCCTTGTAACTAGGtttgaaacagcatttttcactgtcacattCAAATGACGGATAATGCATTTTTAGCATAGATGTGATGTTCCAATCACTCTGGTAACAAAAATGTGTAGCATTGACGGATTCCTTGATGTCCTTATCACCTGCAAAACACAAGTGATGCACAAATGTCTCCCCAATTTACACATTTCATATCTTAaatgaaacatcttttttttttctcacctatACCAGCAGTCACAGTTTCATTTCCATGGAAATTACAGGTTATAGTATTTCCACCATAAAGATATGTCACATTATGTCCATATTCAGTGCAGGGTTTCAGGTTTTCCACGGTATGTGAATAGGTGCTTCCATTGATGGGGATGTGCTTTCTGTCGTTTGGTTGGTCTTTTTCAGCAATGTGTATGGTAAAGGTACCATTGTAAGAACTTGCAATGTTTATGGTGAAGCCAGAACTGTATTTCACAACAGTGTAAgaacctgcacacaaacagaaaggtCTTTGTCTGTTCTGTAACTGTAAAATGCTGTagaaacattgttttattgcatttatgcaatacatttttgaaaatatacTGTATTCGATCATCTTTCAAAATGATACTCACACTGTGGATTTCCTGCGGCCGGATGATGCATTTGAAGGAAATTAGaagatgataaaatgaaacattaatatACAATTATATAACATGAGTACCCTACTCTTCCATAGCGCCTTTGAAGTACAGCAAGAACCTACAATCTGTGACTGACCTAGGACCTGGTTCCAAGCAGTGCTGCAGCCAATGTCCATTCTCTACATTCGTGTATAGGCCTGACACACATGACTAGCACCAAAATCATGTCTGATAATTGACAGAAAACCCACCTTGGGAGACTGTGGACAGGGTGACTGCAAGTGAGGTGTCATGAGGGCTAGTTTGGCTGGATGCTGTGGGTGTGACAGTAACTGCAGGAAGGAAAGCATGCTGAAGGTCACCTTCAGGTAGAATTTATTCTCTGACAACAGTCTTACATGGCATGATATTTAACTTGCAGGATTTTATGATGTAATATAAACATGGCTAATAGAACTGCAAGATGAGGCTGAGTACATTACCAGATGTAGGAGTTAAATTGTTTGTCTGATTTGAGACATCTGTGATCGTAATGCGTGAGGGGTAGGTAGGAGATTGTGCAGGTGAGGAATAGGGTGCCGTGCTtggaggtgaggaggaaaaaggaggtgCTGTGGCTGATGTAGCTGGGGAATTGGCAGCCATGCGTGGAGGTAAGGAGGTAAAAGATACACTGGTTACTGTAAGTGAGGAATTGGTTGGGGTGCATGGAGGTGACGCACCCCAACCTCGGGGCAAACATAGTATCATAATACTTGTTCTTATTGTTGAGGTATTGACAGTATCCCCTCTATTTACTTCTACAAACCTttcataacaaacaaaaaaaaagagagagagagagagaagaactTGCATTGACCATAAACTGAGTTTGGATATTTCTTGTTATTGACTTAATGCTACAATGATATGAGTGAATCTGCCTCGAGGTTGACAGTATGACAACAGTAACAATTGAAGTTTCTTCATAGATTAAATCAAAATATCAATCACTCTAACATTTTGGATCATCAGCGACTTCAACCTGCAAACTTACTCAAACATCTTTGCATCACATCATCAGTGAGTTTGTAAACTGATGACTTTGTTCTGTGTACCCTTACAATAATCCTCTGACATGATTTGCCAGTCTTATTTTAGAATTAGAAGGTGTACACAGTTTGTTGCAGAAGATAATGCTGTAATACATAAAGTTTTCACTAAGAGATTTCTGCAGAGTTCTTAAAACTGTTTAACAAGTATGCATTTATGCCACTTCTTTCAGCTGTAGATACGGACTGATGAAACAACATAAAGGCAGAAGTGAAGGCATGGCACAAAGTACACCTTGCAGGGATAGTGATATCAAAATACTGTGTATTGGGTAACTTACCACTTTGAGCATCGCCtggaattacaaaaaaagaaaaatgtgtcagtCATCGTTTTGTGACCGTACATTTTTTGTGACAATACTGCatccttatttaaaaaaaaacaagaaccaacagacatgatgatgaaaaaaaatgcaaaaccaaAGCATTATCAAGTCAAAAAGAGGAAAGTGATCAGTTTCATCCAAAGTTGGATGTATGAGACAGTGCTGCACAAACAAGGTCGCTATGACAATGTGGCAAAGAGCCGCTTACTAATTTATCTCAGAAGACAAACCACTATTTCCTGCTTTGCACTAAAACGTACAATAAACCTGTGCTTTTTAAACTGCGTTCTGTTTGGACATATCACTCTATCTGTGTGAACAATATCTATGCTATACATATGAATGGAGAGGTTTTTGGagctttttttgcttttcaaattcTGTGTTCTGATATGACAGTGGTTAgagaaattgaataaaaatggtGGTGTCACTACAGTTCTggatttgaaaatgcatttgttctAAATAGgtctttgttttgtccatctCTTCTATTTATTGGTAGCACTGAGAGACAAGTGTGGAGGTGATGGGGGACAGTCAACAATGAGTCTCAGGATGTGGTTTGGCGCGTTCTTGTTTCACACTATTGAGCAGAGATGCGTGCTCTCTGCAAGTGACATTTCATCAGCCAGTGCAACCTGCTCATGTTTTGTAGTGACTAATTTGAACTGTTTCAATTGACGGTTTGAAAGATGCCATTGTACTTTGCAATTATGTCAGATATAAGATTCTCTTTCCAAACCCTTACAGTATGTTGTTGTGTCATAATTATATTTGGTTCGACAACATTTAGCCAAGTAAAACAAAAGCTGGCACAGTGGGAGAAAAGCCTTCTGCTCTTTATGGagttttaatatgtttttaatgaCCAAGCTAGTTTTTACTCCTTAGGCCAGAGTGTGCAAACAAATGTGATGGCCACACGGCAGCATCAGCCTCTTAAAGGTAGCaaatatgtataatataatatatatatatatacattttgtattatatttattataataataatatatttaatgatTGCTCAAATGTCCTATTTAAGTCAAGTTATCTAACATTTCGTGACTCTCGTTATTTTTATCTCACAGACACAGTTTTAATTGTACATCATGCTGAACATTTTTCACTGCACTTCTTCATTTTAGACATCACACTTCCcattttttcatgcattttaaaGTCATGTACTTGTTCATCTCAGCTTGCTTGGCCCATGCagttctgctctgctctgccagGAAATGAAGGCAACTCAGAATGGAACACGGAAGTGGTCAACTTTTTGATCACTCAACTCTGTCCTGTTGCATTTAAAGAAAACTTCAACATAATAGGACACATCAGCTTGAACccagtttttttcatttaatgcagCTAGCTTTGCTGATTTTTCTCaattcatttttgaattttttttttaacaaaaaattgtttgttctacttttacacacatgcacacacactaaatgCATATACACTCATAAAATGTTGACatgtgtttggttgttttttgttgttgttgttttttatttttattttgttttattttatattttataatctAAAGTACTGAAAAATAATTACTGTCATATTtagaattaaattaattaaatgaacaaGACAGGTTAATGGAGGCTTCTTTTATCTTCTGTCAAGTGTATTTACTTAGTGTAGAAAAAACTCTCAGCTAAATAACTAGAAAAATTTTAATATATAGTATAATAAAGTACATAAAAATTATACTGAtttatagtatatatataacacacacactcttacataCTTATACGTTGTATATAGTATGTTGGTAAGTGTACCaatttacacacatacatacatcaaaattatttaaattcattGCTTTTGTGAATATTCGTCACTAACCACCTTTTTAAATATGCAGCTTTAAAAGCGTAGCGTAtgtagtttctttctttgtgtttagtttACTTTTGTTTAGGTACTCAGAATTGTAACAAATATATAACACTCGAAGCCGTTAaggttaaagtgaaaaaaacttTCCAGATACACAACCCAAAACTATTCTCATCTTTGACAGATGTGCCCGCATCGCCCCGCATATCATGCAATTACACATCCGCAAAAACACATATGCACTGTACACACTCATACCATGaggcatacaaacacacacacacacacacacacacacacacaatgttgaaGCAGAACTGAAACACAATTGCCACATTTTTACCAAATGAAAGTATATTGTTTAAAGGATTCACAATTATCTGTGGTCTTGTGTTCGGAAAGTTTAAGACAGTTACACAGACAGCGACACATTTCAAAGGCATGTTGTACTCCTGTACCCCAGTTTTTACTTTAAACGGTAACAACTTATTAAACAAAAAGATAACTGTCCAGCGTTTTTATGAAAAGGTTCAGTCCCTTTCTCAGGCATAGAAGATATTTTACCTTTTTCATAAATACAATCAAACCCTCATCAATTATATGTTTTTCAACTTCAAATACAGTTAAGTTGGAGGTTTACATACCTCATTAAATTCAGTTGGCCACCATTTATGGCTTGCATCATCtacaggtttttattttaatttttaaaatctttcagATGACAGGTTCAAAGGACACAATTTCAGAGATCACTTCCTCCCTGTATTCCTTCATAATGAAGGCCACTCCAAAACTGTACATTGTAGATTGGACAATTGCAGGTTACTTACATTTGTTCAGACCAATGATCCCAGTCCAGAGCAGCAGGATTGTGAGACCACAAAGACCTGCCATTTCCAGGATTTAGGGTGTGTACAGCCACAGACCATACAGTTGGAACCTACCGGCGGGTAATCACAAGCCAAATCGATGCTGTATGTCCAATTCCTACTTCTAATCTAAGAGAGAAATAAGTGTAAACgttttcttattttatcctTCATATGTCTTCTGTCTCATTAGACAATGCAGTTTCCTGGACTTGTTCCCCAAACCCTGGAGTCATTCGCATCTGGTTTCAAGTCAAGAAAGTCGCAGTGATGTCACACCAAAAGAGCCTGCCTTCACCTTAACGTTAAATGACAGGAAGCTTCATTTCAGCTACGCCACCAAGAACAGGAAGTCTCTCATCTAATCTTCACTTGCTTTTGCTCAAGTGTGAAAGCCCTCTAGCTTGAGAAAACAGAGAAGTTTAGCTTTAGAGTGAAGCTTTTGAATTTGAAGATTTCATCTgacaaattagtttttttggATACATCCTAAATATGTACCTTTGTCTCTCCATATGAACAGAATATCAACGGACACAGTAGTGAGAGATAATAATGATTTCGGAGTCTtctgcctgatttttttttttttttttttttttttttttgactgcacAAAATCAGTCTTTTTTCACACCACTGTTCTTAAGCTTACAGTCAAGCAGCAATGTAACCAAAGCACATGAAGAGCTAGCACCACAAGCACAGAGATGCAGCCTTTCTTTTTGTAAGCTCTGTTCTCTAGAAGACACAAACGTGCGGCCGTTGGCTCCAGAAGtgaatttcttcatttctgCTATTTATCCTACTTGAAATACATTTGTAAGCGATTTGTAAGGTCTCTCTTCAAAGTCATTGATTGTGTGGTGTGTTTGGTAGTCACGCCCTGcctcaaaatgccaaaatgctttatttctgtttacacACACGTATACTGTGTGGTGAGCTAATGCGAATCTGGATGGAACATAGTCAACTGTTTAATGCAGTCATATGAAAATAATACATGGAACTAAGCACAACCATTTTTTGTTGGTTCCA contains:
- the ptprc gene encoding receptor-type tyrosine-protein phosphatase C isoform X1, which codes for MQVLLSLSLFFFVCYERFVEVNRGDTVNTSTIRTSIMILCLPRGWGASPPCTPTNSSLTVTSVSFTSLPPRMAANSPATSATAPPFSSSPPSTAPYSSPAQSPTYPSRITITDVSNQTNNLTPTSVTVTPTASSQTSPHDTSLAVTLSTVSQGNPQCSYTVVKYSSGFTINIASSYNGTFTIHIAEKDQPNDRKHIPINGSTYSHTVENLKPCTEYGHNVTYLYGGNTITCNFHGNETVTAGIGDKDIKESVNATHFCYQSDWNITSMLKMHYPSFECDSEKCCFKPSYKDICTTVTTKFSQNCGDSFSLTKYITIDFLNASEITQNHSNEFPVRISHDAPNCVKPINYTCRESGHNETKMLSDLEPFTKYNCTGQLNVHNATKNTDALHVMVNCSYSLQNQSTVTKESIKLKWQPIRSNCSNVPDKFSNTCKCNSTKAEINSTGNSCEFTKLRPYTDYRCNVTSKYKKVTVSVTAINMKTEPGKPLVNITLTSSHPANNAIKVKCFYKGDLNGPGVRYKATLGKNIQKENNCTFNFTDLSYSKTYKLQVQICNDEFCSKAEEKDISTLYNDKAVIGFLVFLIILTSVALLLVIYKIYILKRRESSVSGENMMLISTANDEENLLLVEPIMAEVLLEAYKRKLADEGRLFLAEFQSIPRIFSRFTVKEAKKPCNSPKNRYVDILPYDYNRVQLSTGNGETGCDYINASFIDGYKEAKKYIAAQGPKDETVGDFWRMVWEQQSSIIVMVTRCEEGNRLKCAQYWPSPDRETEIFEEFIVKLTSEVHCPDYIIRRLSLANKREKSSEREVTHIQFMSWPDHGVPGEPQLLLKLRRRVNAFKNFFSGPIVVHCSAGVGRTGTYIGIDAMMEGLEAEGRVDIYGYVVRLRRQRCLMVQVEAQYILIHQALVEHNQFGETEIALSELHSTVSTLKQQNPGNEPSLLEEEFERLPSYKNWRTFNTGITEENKKKNRSSSVIPYDYNRVLLKLDEGHSQDSEADEDDEEETSDEEDEDSTKYINASYINGYWGQRAFIAAQTPLPDSVADFWLMVYQKKASTIVMLSDCSEGDQESNCVYWGKDKTAFGDLEVEVTSTDTTPTFICRNMLIRHIKRKESRTVKQFQFLQWMNKELPEKPQDITDLIKEIKRSNEQSKSQTVIVHCNDGSSRTGIVCALWNLLESAKTEKLVDVFQVVKTLRRERQSMVSSLEQYQFLYDALASVFPVQNGEVKAAKVPAADSLQFVNETKAEEQQAEKPASNASTTSNEQQGTAESTPLVAVLGQEDKQEESEKQSSTPKDTTPLEDTTSGPTATVDV
- the ptprc gene encoding receptor-type tyrosine-protein phosphatase C isoform X2, yielding MQVLLSLSLFFFVCYERFVEVNRGDTVNTSTIRTSIMILCLPRGWGASPPCTPTNSSLTVTSVSFTSLPPRMAANSPATSATAPPFSSSPPSTAPYSSPAQSPTYPSRITITDVSNQTNNLTPTSVTVTPTASSQTSPHDTSLAVTLSTVSQGNPQCSYTVVKYSSGFTINIASSYNGTFTIHIAEKDQPNDRKHIPINGSTYSHTVENLKPCTEYGHNVTYLYGGNTITCNFHGNETVTAGIGDKDIKESVNATHFCYQSDWNITSMLKMHYPSFECDSEKCCFKPSYKDICTTVTTKFSQNCGDSFSLTKYITIDFLNASEITQNHSNEFPVRISHDAPNCVKPINYTCRESGHNETKMLSDLEPFTKYNCTGQLNVHNATKNTDALHVMVNCSYSLQNQSTVTKESIKLKWQPIRSNCSNVPDKFSNTCKCNSTKEINSTGNSCEFTKLRPYTDYRCNVTSKYKKVTVSVTAINMKTEPGKPLVNITLTSSHPANNAIKVKCFYKGDLNGPGVRYKATLGKNIQKENNCTFNFTDLSYSKTYKLQVQICNDEFCSKAEEKDISTLYNDKAVIGFLVFLIILTSVALLLVIYKIYILKRRESSVSGENMMLISTANDEENLLLVEPIMAEVLLEAYKRKLADEGRLFLAEFQSIPRIFSRFTVKEAKKPCNSPKNRYVDILPYDYNRVQLSTGNGETGCDYINASFIDGYKEAKKYIAAQGPKDETVGDFWRMVWEQQSSIIVMVTRCEEGNRLKCAQYWPSPDRETEIFEEFIVKLTSEVHCPDYIIRRLSLANKREKSSEREVTHIQFMSWPDHGVPGEPQLLLKLRRRVNAFKNFFSGPIVVHCSAGVGRTGTYIGIDAMMEGLEAEGRVDIYGYVVRLRRQRCLMVQVEAQYILIHQALVEHNQFGETEIALSELHSTVSTLKQQNPGNEPSLLEEEFERLPSYKNWRTFNTGITEENKKKNRSSSVIPYDYNRVLLKLDEGHSQDSEADEDDEEETSDEEDEDSTKYINASYINGYWGQRAFIAAQTPLPDSVADFWLMVYQKKASTIVMLSDCSEGDQESNCVYWGKDKTAFGDLEVEVTSTDTTPTFICRNMLIRHIKRKESRTVKQFQFLQWMNKELPEKPQDITDLIKEIKRSNEQSKSQTVIVHCNDGSSRTGIVCALWNLLESAKTEKLVDVFQVVKTLRRERQSMVSSLEQYQFLYDALASVFPVQNGEVKAAKVPAADSLQFVNETKAEEQQAEKPASNASTTSNEQQGTAESTPLVAVLGQEDKQEESEKQSSTPKDTTPLEDTTSGPTATVDV
- the ptprc gene encoding receptor-type tyrosine-protein phosphatase C isoform X4, whose amino-acid sequence is MAGLCGLTILLLWTGIIGLNKCDAQSVTVTPTASSQTSPHDTSLAVTLSTVSQGNPQCSYTVVKYSSGFTINIASSYNGTFTIHIAEKDQPNDRKHIPINGSTYSHTVENLKPCTEYGHNVTYLYGGNTITCNFHGNETVTAGIGDKDIKESVNATHFCYQSDWNITSMLKMHYPSFECDSEKCCFKPSYKDICTTVTTKFSQNCGDSFSLTKYITIDFLNASEITQNHSNEFPVRISHDAPNCVKPINYTCRESGHNETKMLSDLEPFTKYNCTGQLNVHNATKNTDALHVMVNCSYSLQNQSTVTKESIKLKWQPIRSNCSNVPDKFSNTCKCNSTKAEINSTGNSCEFTKLRPYTDYRCNVTSKYKKVTVSVTAINMKTEPGKPLVNITLTSSHPANNAIKVKCFYKGDLNGPGVRYKATLGKNIQKENNCTFNFTDLSYSKTYKLQVQICNDEFCSKAEEKDISTLYNDKAVIGFLVFLIILTSVALLLVIYKIYILKRRESSVSGENMMLISTANDEENLLLVEPIMAEVLLEAYKRKLADEGRLFLAEFQSIPRIFSRFTVKEAKKPCNSPKNRYVDILPYDYNRVQLSTGNGETGCDYINASFIDGYKEAKKYIAAQGPKDETVGDFWRMVWEQQSSIIVMVTRCEEGNRLKCAQYWPSPDRETEIFEEFIVKLTSEVHCPDYIIRRLSLANKREKSSEREVTHIQFMSWPDHGVPGEPQLLLKLRRRVNAFKNFFSGPIVVHCSAGVGRTGTYIGIDAMMEGLEAEGRVDIYGYVVRLRRQRCLMVQVEAQYILIHQALVEHNQFGETEIALSELHSTVSTLKQQNPGNEPSLLEEEFERLPSYKNWRTFNTGITEENKKKNRSSSVIPYDYNRVLLKLDEGHSQDSEADEDDEEETSDEEDEDSTKYINASYINGYWGQRAFIAAQTPLPDSVADFWLMVYQKKASTIVMLSDCSEGDQESNCVYWGKDKTAFGDLEVEVTSTDTTPTFICRNMLIRHIKRKESRTVKQFQFLQWMNKELPEKPQDITDLIKEIKRSNEQSKSQTVIVHCNDGSSRTGIVCALWNLLESAKTEKLVDVFQVVKTLRRERQSMVSSLEQYQFLYDALASVFPVQNGEVKAAKVPAADSLQFVNETKAEEQQAEKPASNASTTSNEQQGTAESTPLVAVLGQEDKQEESEKQSSTPKDTTPLEDTTSGPTATVDV